One region of Equus caballus isolate H_3958 breed thoroughbred chromosome 23, TB-T2T, whole genome shotgun sequence genomic DNA includes:
- the IFNK gene encoding interferon kappa: MSVKPDVIRKCLWPACLVGLFITGILSLDCNFLNIHLSRVTWQNLRLLSVMSNSFSIECLRENKAFELPEEILSHTQPVKNDIKEAFYEASIQAFNIFSQYTFRSAWEEKHLKQIQIGLGQQLQYLEQCLEEEEKENEDMKEMEEEGTKHSATMVPRLSHLELRRYFNRIDNFLKEKKYSHCAWEIVRVEIRRCFYLLLKSIALLRRK; the protein is encoded by the coding sequence ATGAGCGTCAAGCCTGATGTGATTCGAAAGTGTCTGTGGCCTGCATGCCTTGTGGGTCTGTTCATCACGGGCATCCTCTCGCTGGACTGTAACTTTCTGAATATTCACCTGAGTAGAGTCACCTGGCAAAATCTGAGACTTCTGAGCGTTATGAGCAATTCATTTTCTATAGAGTGTCTAAGAGAAAACAAAGCTTTTGAGTTGCCCGAAGAGATTCTATCGCACACCCAGCCTGTGAAAAACGACATCAAGGAGGCCTTCTATGAAGCGTCTATACAGGCTTTCAACATCTTCAGTCAATACACCTTCAGATCCGCTTGGGAAGAGAAACATCTGAAACAAATCCAAATCGGACTTGGTCAGCAATTGCAGTACCTGGAACAATGcttggaggaagaagagaaggaaaacgaAGACATGAAGGAGATGGAAGAGGAAGGGACGAAACACTCAGCAACGATGGTCCCCCGGCTGAGCCACCTAGAACTGAGGAGGTATTTCAACAGGATAGACAATttcctgaaagagaagaaatacagtCACTGTGCCTGGGAGATCGTCCGAGTGGAAATCAGAAGATGTTTCTATCTCCTTCTGAAATCCATAGCACTACTCAGGAGGAAATAA